A window of the Drosophila simulans strain w501 chromosome 2L, Prin_Dsim_3.1, whole genome shotgun sequence genome harbors these coding sequences:
- the LOC6732135 gene encoding adenylyl cyclase X E isoform X1, producing the protein MNKKNTSKTPYRERFRRCNLEYTNERLWEQSYLKARCKELHLEEEYMKYKIRLMISSLTVFVPMLIILIVALQVIIWSFTEYNKYIYINAIFDLGSLILVTGLLSINFFEGFINRHRWVLTFTSTLSAYVVVLGDIAFNTYYYYKSAWPLNTLYDVFVLCMIYMFLPIPSSKAAALLAISVSLTYVIYFIHFMAFNEHNVAKYVHGLDIVSIDFFHYLGFNMMGIFFRIMNDTMVRSSFLDRYQFITEEIWLRQARRQESLLLDSILPPQIAKPIQKSIKEKIMRPDNDFYHLGTSRKAENFMSIQIHNDVSILYADLVNYTQLTTTLPVEKLVKVLHDLYARFDLAAVSFKVQRIKFLGDCYYCVAGLGEADPDHATMAVSLGISMIANIKEVSVNRSLNIGMRIGVHSGTLFAGVIGEAKLQYDIWGTDVNIASRLEATGSPGYVHVSGRTLSSLNAAEYRIYPGTEAAQKDPVLQKHPMSTYLLAVIPSRDSDNIMSVVEGVPNLDLQTVGSNRKSQILKPDSLSDEMREEFRKMPVGGLKFQFPWSRRERNVKIEKVERDLGLYCVAFKDKSVEWNYLHQPDYIFKYSVALGWGIGCCLIYIQSVNNSDLFYTGVFIDIMAFFVLTFLLFICWYKKVCWWHSGQNELRSYGKLSCAIFNLFEKIQHSFVLRLTVYMIIIVCYYLVLSLILMSCEKDQYELDIIESKLYNYDMDPFTCFHPWAYTNMMALILGMSYTFARIPFALKTFIGCIEAVAFVLVVCFQYAFIFEHSVTTSPYLKAEIAHSCRVCMMLITMYAKERQTEFNTKMNYKLNLDLQKKQKSADVTNQSIIILLNNILPSHVVEVYLSSIARHELYYENYRMVSVMFAMLTNFQMDLPSLRVLNDIITAFDRLLSAYKQYYVVEKIKVVGCTYMAACGLDFSLIENIDSNSNFGSTSLSSELEQVRSRLESSIRERNHDEVAFIMATFALDLMRVLSVCNKAYAGKPFDRALSTGEIRIGISTGQIMAGVVGASQPHYDIWGNPVNMASRMESTGLSGHIQVTKETAQTLEEFDVMCYYRGLTFVKGRGEIPTYFVGIDKDLKFMSKKIDRASENPSDLKPDLDGS; encoded by the exons atgaacaaaaaaaacactaGCAAAACGCCGTACAGGGAAAGGTTTAGGCGATGTAATCTGGAATATACTAATGAACGCCTTTGGGAACAAAGTTATTTGAAG GCCAGATGTAAGGAGTTGCACTTAGAGGAagaatatatgaaatataagaTTCGCTTGATGATCAGTTCCCTCACCGTTTTCGTCCCCATGTTAATAATATTGATCGTAGCTCTTCAAGTAATCATATGGTCATTTACTGAG TATAACAAATACATCTACATAAATGCGATATTTGACTTAGGATCATTAATTTTAGTCACGGGCTTACTGAGCATCAATTTCTTTGAAGGCTTTATAAACCGCCACAGATGGGTCTTGACTTTCACCTCGACTTTGTCGGCATATGTTGTGGTTTTGGGTG ATATAGCCTTTAAcacatattattattacaaatcTGCCTGGCCTCTTAACACCTTATACGATGTCTTTGTGCTCTGCATGATCTACATGTTCCTGCCAATACCTTCGAGCAAAGCAGCAGCTCTGCTAGCCATATCTGTTAGTCTAACATATGTGATATATTTCATTCACTTTATGGCATTCAACGAGCATAATGTTGCTAAATATGTTCATGGTCTGGATATAGTATCAATAGATTTTTTTCACTACCTGGGCTTCAATATGATGGGAATATTCTTCAGAATCATGAACGACACCATGGTGCGGTCGTCTTTCCTGGACCGATACCAGTTCATCACGGAGGAGATTTGGCTACGCCAAGCTCGCCGTCAAGAGTCCTTGCTTCTGGACAGCATACTTCCACCGCAGATTGCGAAGCCCATTCAGAAAAGCATTAAGGAAAAGATCATGCGGCCCGACAACGACTTCTACCATCTGGGCACTTCCCGGAAAGCAGAAAACTTCATGTCCATCCAGATTCACAACGATGTCAGTATCCTGTATGCTGATCTGGTGAACTACACCCAATTGACCACAACACTGCCGGTGGAGAAGCTGGTGAAGGTTCTGCACGACCTCTACGCCAGATTTGATTTGGCTGCCGTCTCTTTCAAGGTGCAGCGCATCAAGTTCTTGGGCGATTGCTACTACTGTGTGGCGGGTTTGGGCGAAGCTGATCCCGATCACGCTACCATGGCTGTGTCTCTGGGAATTTCCATGATTGCTAATATTAAGGAGGTGAG TGTGAATCGTTCCTTGAATATTGGCATGCGAATTGGTGTCCATTCGGGAACATTGTTTGCAGGTGTGATCGGCGAGGCCAAGCTACAGTACGATATATGGG GTACCGACGTGAATATTGCCAGTCGTTTGGAAGCAACCGGAAGTCCTGGGTATGTGCATGTTAGTGGACGAACTCTGAGTAGCTTGAACGCTGCGGAATACAGGATATATCCGGGCACGGAAGCGGCCCAGAAGGATCCCGTACTGCAGAAACATCCGATGAGCACCTATCTCCTCGCCGTCATACCATCACGTGATTCAGATAATATTATGAGCGTAGTTGAGGGTGTTCCTAACCTGGACCTTCAAACCGTGGGATCTAACCGAAAATCCCAGATTTTGAAGCCGGATTCACTGTCCGATGAAATGCGTGAGGAATTTAGAAAGATGCCGGTGGGTGGCTTAAA ATTTCAATTCCCTTGGTCACGACGAGAAAGAAATGTGAAAATCGAGAAGGTCGAACGCGATTTGGGCCTATATTGTGTAGCATTTAAGGACAAATCTGTGGAATGGAATTATTTGCATCAGCCcgattatatttttaaatactcaGTGGCGCTCGGCTGGGGAATTGGGTGCTGCCTCATTTACATCCAGTCCGTGAACAACTCAGATCTCTTTTATACGGGTGTTTTCATTGACATAATGGCGTTTTTCGTCCTGACTTTCCTACTATTCATCTGCTGGTACAAGAAAGTGTGCTGGTGGCATAGTGGACAGAACGAGCTCAGGAGTTACGGCAAACTCAGCTGCGCCATATTCAACTTGTTTGAAAAGATCCAGCACAGTTTTGTCCTTCGCCTCACTGTCTACATGATTATAATAGTGTGCTATTACTTGGTGCTCTCCTTGATATTG ATGAGCTGTGAAAAGGACCAATATGAGTTGGACATTATAGAGAGCAAGCTCTATAACTATGACATGGATCCGTTTACCTGCTTCCACCCCTGGGCCTATACGAACATGATGGCCCTGATCCTGGGAATGAGTTACACCTTCGCCCGCATACCCTTCGCCCTCAAGACCTTCATCGGTTGCATTGAAGCTGTGGCCTTCGTCCTGGTTGTGTGCTTCCAGTACGCCTTCATTTTTGAGCACAGTGTCACCACATCGCCCTATTTGAAGGCTGAAATAGCGCATTCCTGCAGGGTGTGCATGATGCTGATAACTATGTACGCTAAGGAACGTCAGACAGAGTTCAACACTAAAATGAACTACAA GCTCAACCTGGACCtgcagaaaaagcaaaaatcgGCCGATGTAACCAACCAGTCCATCATAATCCTGCTTAACAACATTCTTCCATCTCATGTTG TCGAGGTATATCTCAGCTCTATAGCCAGACACGAATTGTATTATGAAAACTATCGAATGGTATCAGTCATGTTTGCCATGCTCACAAACTTTCAAATGGATCTGCCCAGCTTAAGAGTGCTAAATGATATAATCACAGCATTCGACAGACTG CTTTCTGCCTACAAGCAATATTACGTAGTCGAAAAAATCAAAGTCGTGGGATGCACTTATATGGCGGCCTGTGGATTGGACTTCAGCCTGATCGAAAACATTGATAGCAACTCGAATTTCGGCAGTACATCATTGTCATCCGAAT TAGAACAGGTGCGTTCGCGTTTGGAGTCATCTATCAGAGAGAGGAACCATGATGAGGTGGCTTTTATAATGGCTACGTTTGCTCTGGACCTGATGCGTGTCCTGTCGGTGTGCAACAAGGCTTACGCCGGAAAACCCTTCGATCGGGCATTGTCCACCGGCGAGATAAGGATCGGTATCTCTACGGGTCAGATAATGGCTGGGGTGGTGGGCGCTTCCCAGCCGCACTACGACATCTGGGGCAACCCGGTCAATATGGCCTCTAGAATGGAATCGACTGGTTTGTCTGGCCATATTCAGGTTACAAAGGAGACTGCCCAAACGCTCGAGGAGTTCGATGTTATGTGCTATTATCGCGGCTTAACCTTTGTGAAGGGTCGTGGTGAAATTCCCACCTACTTTGTGGGCATCGATAAAGACCTAAAGTTCATGTCCAAGAAAATCGATAGAGCTTCGGAGAACCCATCAGATCTAAAACCTGACCTGGACGGCTCCTAA
- the LOC6732135 gene encoding adenylyl cyclase X E isoform X6 has translation MNKKNTSKTPYRERFRRCNLEYTNERLWEQSYLKARCKELHLEEEYMKYKIRLMISSLTVFVPMLIILIVALQVIIWSFTEYNKYIYINAIFDLGSLILVTGLLSINFFEGFINRHRWVLTFTSTLSAYVVVLGDIAFNTYYYYKSAWPLNTLYDVFVLCMIYMFLPIPSSKAAALLAISVSLTYVIYFIHFMAFNEHNVAKYVHGLDIVSIDFFHYLGFNMMGIFFRIMNDTMVRSSFLDRYQFITEEIWLRQARRQESLLLDSILPPQIAKPIQKSIKEKIMRPDNDFYHLGTSRKAENFMSIQIHNDVSILYADLVNYTQLTTTLPVEKLVKVLHDLYARFDLAAVSFKVQRIKFLGDCYYCVAGLGEADPDHATMAVSLGISMIANIKEVSTISSTV, from the exons atgaacaaaaaaaacactaGCAAAACGCCGTACAGGGAAAGGTTTAGGCGATGTAATCTGGAATATACTAATGAACGCCTTTGGGAACAAAGTTATTTGAAG GCCAGATGTAAGGAGTTGCACTTAGAGGAagaatatatgaaatataagaTTCGCTTGATGATCAGTTCCCTCACCGTTTTCGTCCCCATGTTAATAATATTGATCGTAGCTCTTCAAGTAATCATATGGTCATTTACTGAG TATAACAAATACATCTACATAAATGCGATATTTGACTTAGGATCATTAATTTTAGTCACGGGCTTACTGAGCATCAATTTCTTTGAAGGCTTTATAAACCGCCACAGATGGGTCTTGACTTTCACCTCGACTTTGTCGGCATATGTTGTGGTTTTGGGTG ATATAGCCTTTAAcacatattattattacaaatcTGCCTGGCCTCTTAACACCTTATACGATGTCTTTGTGCTCTGCATGATCTACATGTTCCTGCCAATACCTTCGAGCAAAGCAGCAGCTCTGCTAGCCATATCTGTTAGTCTAACATATGTGATATATTTCATTCACTTTATGGCATTCAACGAGCATAATGTTGCTAAATATGTTCATGGTCTGGATATAGTATCAATAGATTTTTTTCACTACCTGGGCTTCAATATGATGGGAATATTCTTCAGAATCATGAACGACACCATGGTGCGGTCGTCTTTCCTGGACCGATACCAGTTCATCACGGAGGAGATTTGGCTACGCCAAGCTCGCCGTCAAGAGTCCTTGCTTCTGGACAGCATACTTCCACCGCAGATTGCGAAGCCCATTCAGAAAAGCATTAAGGAAAAGATCATGCGGCCCGACAACGACTTCTACCATCTGGGCACTTCCCGGAAAGCAGAAAACTTCATGTCCATCCAGATTCACAACGATGTCAGTATCCTGTATGCTGATCTGGTGAACTACACCCAATTGACCACAACACTGCCGGTGGAGAAGCTGGTGAAGGTTCTGCACGACCTCTACGCCAGATTTGATTTGGCTGCCGTCTCTTTCAAGGTGCAGCGCATCAAGTTCTTGGGCGATTGCTACTACTGTGTGGCGGGTTTGGGCGAAGCTGATCCCGATCACGCTACCATGGCTGTGTCTCTGGGAATTTCCATGATTGCTAATATTAAGGAGGTGAG TACCATTTCGTCCACAGTGTGA
- the LOC6732135 gene encoding adenylyl cyclase X E isoform X2, whose protein sequence is MNKKNTSKTPYRERFRRCNLEYTNERLWEQSYLKARCKELHLEEEYMKYKIRLMISSLTVFVPMLIILIVALQVIIWSFTEYNKYIYINAIFDLGSLILVTGLLSINFFEGFINRHRWVLTFTSTLSAYVVVLGDIAFNTYYYYKSAWPLNTLYDVFVLCMIYMFLPIPSSKAAALLAISVSLTYVIYFIHFMAFNEHNVAKYVHGLDIVSIDFFHYLGFNMMGIFFRIMNDTMVRSSFLDRYQFITEEIWLRQARRQESLLLDSILPPQIAKPIQKSIKEKIMRPDNDFYHLGTSRKAENFMSIQIHNDVSILYADLVNYTQLTTTLPVEKLVKVLHDLYARFDLAAVSFKVQRIKFLGDCYYCVAGLGEADPDHATMAVSLGISMIANIKEVSVNRSLNIGMRIGVHSGTLFAGVIGEAKLQYDIWGTDVNIASRLEATGSPGYVHVSGRTLSSLNAAEYRIYPGTEAAQKDPVLQKHPMSTYLLAVIPSRDSDNIMSVVEGVPNLDLQTVGSNRKSQILKPDSLSDEMREEFRKMPVGGLKFQFPWSRRERNVKIEKVERDLGLYCVAFKDKSVEWNYLHQPDYIFKYSVALGWGIGCCLIYIQSVNNSDLFYTGVFIDIMAFFVLTFLLFICWYKKVCWWHSGQNELRSYGKLSCAIFNLFEKIQHSFVLRLTVYMIIIVCYYLVLSLILMSCEKDQYELDIIESKLYNYDMDPFTCFHPWAYTNMMALILGMSYTFARIPFALKTFIGCIEAVAFVLVVCFQYAFIFEHSVTTSPYLKAEIAHSCRVCMMLITMYAKERQTEFNTKMNYKLNLDLQKKQKSADVTNQSIIILLNNILPSHVVEVYLSSIARHELYYENYRMVSVMFAMLTNFQMDLPSLRVLNDIITAFDRLLSAYKQYYVVEKIKVVGCTYMAACGLDFSLIENIDSNSNFGSTSLSSE, encoded by the exons atgaacaaaaaaaacactaGCAAAACGCCGTACAGGGAAAGGTTTAGGCGATGTAATCTGGAATATACTAATGAACGCCTTTGGGAACAAAGTTATTTGAAG GCCAGATGTAAGGAGTTGCACTTAGAGGAagaatatatgaaatataagaTTCGCTTGATGATCAGTTCCCTCACCGTTTTCGTCCCCATGTTAATAATATTGATCGTAGCTCTTCAAGTAATCATATGGTCATTTACTGAG TATAACAAATACATCTACATAAATGCGATATTTGACTTAGGATCATTAATTTTAGTCACGGGCTTACTGAGCATCAATTTCTTTGAAGGCTTTATAAACCGCCACAGATGGGTCTTGACTTTCACCTCGACTTTGTCGGCATATGTTGTGGTTTTGGGTG ATATAGCCTTTAAcacatattattattacaaatcTGCCTGGCCTCTTAACACCTTATACGATGTCTTTGTGCTCTGCATGATCTACATGTTCCTGCCAATACCTTCGAGCAAAGCAGCAGCTCTGCTAGCCATATCTGTTAGTCTAACATATGTGATATATTTCATTCACTTTATGGCATTCAACGAGCATAATGTTGCTAAATATGTTCATGGTCTGGATATAGTATCAATAGATTTTTTTCACTACCTGGGCTTCAATATGATGGGAATATTCTTCAGAATCATGAACGACACCATGGTGCGGTCGTCTTTCCTGGACCGATACCAGTTCATCACGGAGGAGATTTGGCTACGCCAAGCTCGCCGTCAAGAGTCCTTGCTTCTGGACAGCATACTTCCACCGCAGATTGCGAAGCCCATTCAGAAAAGCATTAAGGAAAAGATCATGCGGCCCGACAACGACTTCTACCATCTGGGCACTTCCCGGAAAGCAGAAAACTTCATGTCCATCCAGATTCACAACGATGTCAGTATCCTGTATGCTGATCTGGTGAACTACACCCAATTGACCACAACACTGCCGGTGGAGAAGCTGGTGAAGGTTCTGCACGACCTCTACGCCAGATTTGATTTGGCTGCCGTCTCTTTCAAGGTGCAGCGCATCAAGTTCTTGGGCGATTGCTACTACTGTGTGGCGGGTTTGGGCGAAGCTGATCCCGATCACGCTACCATGGCTGTGTCTCTGGGAATTTCCATGATTGCTAATATTAAGGAGGTGAG TGTGAATCGTTCCTTGAATATTGGCATGCGAATTGGTGTCCATTCGGGAACATTGTTTGCAGGTGTGATCGGCGAGGCCAAGCTACAGTACGATATATGGG GTACCGACGTGAATATTGCCAGTCGTTTGGAAGCAACCGGAAGTCCTGGGTATGTGCATGTTAGTGGACGAACTCTGAGTAGCTTGAACGCTGCGGAATACAGGATATATCCGGGCACGGAAGCGGCCCAGAAGGATCCCGTACTGCAGAAACATCCGATGAGCACCTATCTCCTCGCCGTCATACCATCACGTGATTCAGATAATATTATGAGCGTAGTTGAGGGTGTTCCTAACCTGGACCTTCAAACCGTGGGATCTAACCGAAAATCCCAGATTTTGAAGCCGGATTCACTGTCCGATGAAATGCGTGAGGAATTTAGAAAGATGCCGGTGGGTGGCTTAAA ATTTCAATTCCCTTGGTCACGACGAGAAAGAAATGTGAAAATCGAGAAGGTCGAACGCGATTTGGGCCTATATTGTGTAGCATTTAAGGACAAATCTGTGGAATGGAATTATTTGCATCAGCCcgattatatttttaaatactcaGTGGCGCTCGGCTGGGGAATTGGGTGCTGCCTCATTTACATCCAGTCCGTGAACAACTCAGATCTCTTTTATACGGGTGTTTTCATTGACATAATGGCGTTTTTCGTCCTGACTTTCCTACTATTCATCTGCTGGTACAAGAAAGTGTGCTGGTGGCATAGTGGACAGAACGAGCTCAGGAGTTACGGCAAACTCAGCTGCGCCATATTCAACTTGTTTGAAAAGATCCAGCACAGTTTTGTCCTTCGCCTCACTGTCTACATGATTATAATAGTGTGCTATTACTTGGTGCTCTCCTTGATATTG ATGAGCTGTGAAAAGGACCAATATGAGTTGGACATTATAGAGAGCAAGCTCTATAACTATGACATGGATCCGTTTACCTGCTTCCACCCCTGGGCCTATACGAACATGATGGCCCTGATCCTGGGAATGAGTTACACCTTCGCCCGCATACCCTTCGCCCTCAAGACCTTCATCGGTTGCATTGAAGCTGTGGCCTTCGTCCTGGTTGTGTGCTTCCAGTACGCCTTCATTTTTGAGCACAGTGTCACCACATCGCCCTATTTGAAGGCTGAAATAGCGCATTCCTGCAGGGTGTGCATGATGCTGATAACTATGTACGCTAAGGAACGTCAGACAGAGTTCAACACTAAAATGAACTACAA GCTCAACCTGGACCtgcagaaaaagcaaaaatcgGCCGATGTAACCAACCAGTCCATCATAATCCTGCTTAACAACATTCTTCCATCTCATGTTG TCGAGGTATATCTCAGCTCTATAGCCAGACACGAATTGTATTATGAAAACTATCGAATGGTATCAGTCATGTTTGCCATGCTCACAAACTTTCAAATGGATCTGCCCAGCTTAAGAGTGCTAAATGATATAATCACAGCATTCGACAGACTG CTTTCTGCCTACAAGCAATATTACGTAGTCGAAAAAATCAAAGTCGTGGGATGCACTTATATGGCGGCCTGTGGATTGGACTTCAGCCTGATCGAAAACATTGATAGCAACTCGAATTTCGGCAGTACATCATTGTCATCCGAAT AA
- the LOC6732135 gene encoding adenylyl cyclase X E isoform X5, with amino-acid sequence MNKKNTSKTPYRERFRRCNLEYTNERLWEQSYLKARCKELHLEEEYMKYKIRLMISSLTVFVPMLIILIVALQVIIWSFTEYNKYIYINAIFDLGSLILVTGLLSINFFEGFINRHRWVLTFTSTLSAYVVVLGDIAFNTYYYYKSAWPLNTLYDVFVLCMIYMFLPIPSSKAAALLAISVSLTYVIYFIHFMAFNEHNVAKYVHGLDIVSIDFFHYLGFNMMGIFFRIMNDTMVRSSFLDRYQFITEEIWLRQARRQESLLLDSILPPQIAKPIQKSIKEKIMRPDNDFYHLGTSRKAENFMSIQIHNDVSILYADLVNYTQLTTTLPVEKLVKVLHDLYARFDLAAVSFKVQRIKFLGDCYYCVAGLGEADPDHATMAVSLGISMIANIKECESFLEYWHANWCPFGNIVCRCDRRGQATVRYMGYRREYCQSFGSNRKSWVCAC; translated from the exons atgaacaaaaaaaacactaGCAAAACGCCGTACAGGGAAAGGTTTAGGCGATGTAATCTGGAATATACTAATGAACGCCTTTGGGAACAAAGTTATTTGAAG GCCAGATGTAAGGAGTTGCACTTAGAGGAagaatatatgaaatataagaTTCGCTTGATGATCAGTTCCCTCACCGTTTTCGTCCCCATGTTAATAATATTGATCGTAGCTCTTCAAGTAATCATATGGTCATTTACTGAG TATAACAAATACATCTACATAAATGCGATATTTGACTTAGGATCATTAATTTTAGTCACGGGCTTACTGAGCATCAATTTCTTTGAAGGCTTTATAAACCGCCACAGATGGGTCTTGACTTTCACCTCGACTTTGTCGGCATATGTTGTGGTTTTGGGTG ATATAGCCTTTAAcacatattattattacaaatcTGCCTGGCCTCTTAACACCTTATACGATGTCTTTGTGCTCTGCATGATCTACATGTTCCTGCCAATACCTTCGAGCAAAGCAGCAGCTCTGCTAGCCATATCTGTTAGTCTAACATATGTGATATATTTCATTCACTTTATGGCATTCAACGAGCATAATGTTGCTAAATATGTTCATGGTCTGGATATAGTATCAATAGATTTTTTTCACTACCTGGGCTTCAATATGATGGGAATATTCTTCAGAATCATGAACGACACCATGGTGCGGTCGTCTTTCCTGGACCGATACCAGTTCATCACGGAGGAGATTTGGCTACGCCAAGCTCGCCGTCAAGAGTCCTTGCTTCTGGACAGCATACTTCCACCGCAGATTGCGAAGCCCATTCAGAAAAGCATTAAGGAAAAGATCATGCGGCCCGACAACGACTTCTACCATCTGGGCACTTCCCGGAAAGCAGAAAACTTCATGTCCATCCAGATTCACAACGATGTCAGTATCCTGTATGCTGATCTGGTGAACTACACCCAATTGACCACAACACTGCCGGTGGAGAAGCTGGTGAAGGTTCTGCACGACCTCTACGCCAGATTTGATTTGGCTGCCGTCTCTTTCAAGGTGCAGCGCATCAAGTTCTTGGGCGATTGCTACTACTGTGTGGCGGGTTTGGGCGAAGCTGATCCCGATCACGCTACCATGGCTGTGTCTCTGGGAATTTCCATGATTGCTAATATTAAGGAG TGTGAATCGTTCCTTGAATATTGGCATGCGAATTGGTGTCCATTCGGGAACATTGTTTGCAGGTGTGATCGGCGAGGCCAAGCTACAGTACGATATATGGG GTACCGACGTGAATATTGCCAGTCGTTTGGAAGCAACCGGAAGTCCTGGGTATGTGCATGTTAG
- the LOC6732135 gene encoding adenylyl cyclase X E isoform X3, whose protein sequence is MASRIGRKGVNRSLNIGMRIGVHSGTLFAGVIGEAKLQYDIWGTDVNIASRLEATGSPGYVHVSGRTLSSLNAAEYRIYPGTEAAQKDPVLQKHPMSTYLLAVIPSRDSDNIMSVVEGVPNLDLQTVGSNRKSQILKPDSLSDEMREEFRKMPVGGLKFQFPWSRRERNVKIEKVERDLGLYCVAFKDKSVEWNYLHQPDYIFKYSVALGWGIGCCLIYIQSVNNSDLFYTGVFIDIMAFFVLTFLLFICWYKKVCWWHSGQNELRSYGKLSCAIFNLFEKIQHSFVLRLTVYMIIIVCYYLVLSLILMSCEKDQYELDIIESKLYNYDMDPFTCFHPWAYTNMMALILGMSYTFARIPFALKTFIGCIEAVAFVLVVCFQYAFIFEHSVTTSPYLKAEIAHSCRVCMMLITMYAKERQTEFNTKMNYKLNLDLQKKQKSADVTNQSIIILLNNILPSHVVEVYLSSIARHELYYENYRMVSVMFAMLTNFQMDLPSLRVLNDIITAFDRLLSAYKQYYVVEKIKVVGCTYMAACGLDFSLIENIDSNSNFGSTSLSSELEQVRSRLESSIRERNHDEVAFIMATFALDLMRVLSVCNKAYAGKPFDRALSTGEIRIGISTGQIMAGVVGASQPHYDIWGNPVNMASRMESTGLSGHIQVTKETAQTLEEFDVMCYYRGLTFVKGRGEIPTYFVGIDKDLKFMSKKIDRASENPSDLKPDLDGS, encoded by the exons ATGGCGTCCCGCATCGGCAGAAAGGg TGTGAATCGTTCCTTGAATATTGGCATGCGAATTGGTGTCCATTCGGGAACATTGTTTGCAGGTGTGATCGGCGAGGCCAAGCTACAGTACGATATATGGG GTACCGACGTGAATATTGCCAGTCGTTTGGAAGCAACCGGAAGTCCTGGGTATGTGCATGTTAGTGGACGAACTCTGAGTAGCTTGAACGCTGCGGAATACAGGATATATCCGGGCACGGAAGCGGCCCAGAAGGATCCCGTACTGCAGAAACATCCGATGAGCACCTATCTCCTCGCCGTCATACCATCACGTGATTCAGATAATATTATGAGCGTAGTTGAGGGTGTTCCTAACCTGGACCTTCAAACCGTGGGATCTAACCGAAAATCCCAGATTTTGAAGCCGGATTCACTGTCCGATGAAATGCGTGAGGAATTTAGAAAGATGCCGGTGGGTGGCTTAAA ATTTCAATTCCCTTGGTCACGACGAGAAAGAAATGTGAAAATCGAGAAGGTCGAACGCGATTTGGGCCTATATTGTGTAGCATTTAAGGACAAATCTGTGGAATGGAATTATTTGCATCAGCCcgattatatttttaaatactcaGTGGCGCTCGGCTGGGGAATTGGGTGCTGCCTCATTTACATCCAGTCCGTGAACAACTCAGATCTCTTTTATACGGGTGTTTTCATTGACATAATGGCGTTTTTCGTCCTGACTTTCCTACTATTCATCTGCTGGTACAAGAAAGTGTGCTGGTGGCATAGTGGACAGAACGAGCTCAGGAGTTACGGCAAACTCAGCTGCGCCATATTCAACTTGTTTGAAAAGATCCAGCACAGTTTTGTCCTTCGCCTCACTGTCTACATGATTATAATAGTGTGCTATTACTTGGTGCTCTCCTTGATATTG ATGAGCTGTGAAAAGGACCAATATGAGTTGGACATTATAGAGAGCAAGCTCTATAACTATGACATGGATCCGTTTACCTGCTTCCACCCCTGGGCCTATACGAACATGATGGCCCTGATCCTGGGAATGAGTTACACCTTCGCCCGCATACCCTTCGCCCTCAAGACCTTCATCGGTTGCATTGAAGCTGTGGCCTTCGTCCTGGTTGTGTGCTTCCAGTACGCCTTCATTTTTGAGCACAGTGTCACCACATCGCCCTATTTGAAGGCTGAAATAGCGCATTCCTGCAGGGTGTGCATGATGCTGATAACTATGTACGCTAAGGAACGTCAGACAGAGTTCAACACTAAAATGAACTACAA GCTCAACCTGGACCtgcagaaaaagcaaaaatcgGCCGATGTAACCAACCAGTCCATCATAATCCTGCTTAACAACATTCTTCCATCTCATGTTG TCGAGGTATATCTCAGCTCTATAGCCAGACACGAATTGTATTATGAAAACTATCGAATGGTATCAGTCATGTTTGCCATGCTCACAAACTTTCAAATGGATCTGCCCAGCTTAAGAGTGCTAAATGATATAATCACAGCATTCGACAGACTG CTTTCTGCCTACAAGCAATATTACGTAGTCGAAAAAATCAAAGTCGTGGGATGCACTTATATGGCGGCCTGTGGATTGGACTTCAGCCTGATCGAAAACATTGATAGCAACTCGAATTTCGGCAGTACATCATTGTCATCCGAAT TAGAACAGGTGCGTTCGCGTTTGGAGTCATCTATCAGAGAGAGGAACCATGATGAGGTGGCTTTTATAATGGCTACGTTTGCTCTGGACCTGATGCGTGTCCTGTCGGTGTGCAACAAGGCTTACGCCGGAAAACCCTTCGATCGGGCATTGTCCACCGGCGAGATAAGGATCGGTATCTCTACGGGTCAGATAATGGCTGGGGTGGTGGGCGCTTCCCAGCCGCACTACGACATCTGGGGCAACCCGGTCAATATGGCCTCTAGAATGGAATCGACTGGTTTGTCTGGCCATATTCAGGTTACAAAGGAGACTGCCCAAACGCTCGAGGAGTTCGATGTTATGTGCTATTATCGCGGCTTAACCTTTGTGAAGGGTCGTGGTGAAATTCCCACCTACTTTGTGGGCATCGATAAAGACCTAAAGTTCATGTCCAAGAAAATCGATAGAGCTTCGGAGAACCCATCAGATCTAAAACCTGACCTGGACGGCTCCTAA